The nucleotide window taaaaatattgacaACAGTACATACAGTAAAGTATTACGTGTTGTGtccaattattataataattttgaaaaaggCAGAGATTTTAGTAAAATAGAAATAACATTTCCTACATTACCAACGAAAAAAACAACCCCCAAAGTTGAAGTGGAAGGTTCTGATCGAACTAAAAAAGTTGAATCCTTGAGTGGAACCGGTAAATCAGATAATACAATGACAACTCTGAGTTCTAACACCACATTATCAAGTTCAtcaatattaaataaaataattccagttttatcgatatttggtgcaatagcagtttttttgggaatttcttataaggtaaataataagtaatttaaaaatgtttttcattatatatatgcaaatatttacaaaaaactAATTCATTTactgtttttatattagtattcgttatttggatttcggaagcgatctcaaaaacatttaagagaaaaactaaaaaaataaagaagaagctggatcattaataaattattcagAGTATGACGATTGAtgtattttaagaaactgtctatttggaaatatataaattttgatcatagtttttatattgtttttatgttgtgggttaGGGTTGATGTTATgtttgtggaacccatattcgggttaggattaagtattatattgtattgattttttataatttgaacactaattaaatatatgcatcaTCCCTATATGTTTAATCAGGAAATAAAATTCAAAAGTTAAAATATGCAACCCCAAAGGCCATAATCTAATATGAAAAGGAccacataacattttttcataagttataatatatataattgggtgttcatatcgattttatatgattaaaaaaaatgtctatgttgcatatattaattcatattatgatatatcataattatttattatataaagcttGTTAATCATAACTATATTGAATAATGCAtaacataatatgtttctttgtttgataaaacattttatttagtaaacttattatttgtatcatatttgttttaatttaaattatattacgccAACTGAACTATATTAATAGCATTATATGATGATTCATTTGGAACAATTGCCTACATTAcaatatttattcatattaatacGTTGGTTTTTaagattaattaaaaatattaccaTTATGTAATAGgtagtcataaaatatagatgcatggtATATCGATCGAGGTTCAACAGCACAacaatatctataaaagatgttttatgcatctaatatttttaataatataatataacacaataaaaatatgcataataataaaaattacattataaaaatatgtataatatccttttatttttcaattgtatttagtatcattttatgttaatattttaaattcaaattatagaATTAGTTCTatttacattaatttatttcccataaaagatataataatatattaattactattaatttttaaactttatattttgagatataaatatgttatattttaaaatagttaaaaaataaaatataaatatactaataaagtttaatattaCAGATATaatgcgttattattatatgcttatacatataatataataaaatattatactagtaattaatattaaaatattgttttattgtgaaaccttcatataattaaatattaattttatcgaaaagacataataatacattatatatttgttaatgatCTAATTTGgaatttatagttttatattctaaaaagcTATATAAATAGAGAAAGTGTTAAAGACTTAATCAACGTTAAATTtccttttattattccatattatattatcattgtttttcgtagaattaataaaatataaaatttttaataaattatttgaatgtatatacatagaTAACTATAGCAGTAGAATATATAGGGAACAAATGAACAGTACAGAACATGTACggatatttatctaaatttatatattaaaattgcaaatatatcttatctctctcctcttaaagggtaatataacaacctaattaaacatcgttttatattatattttaaaatatcatcagtaggtatatatgtttaatatttattaagtattattttaaaaacaatctacatataaaaacttatttaagcttataaatatggGCTTAGTGTTAATTGCTGTTTTAACAGTGGAAAAgatggaaaaatatattataaaattacccaataaggtatattgtaataaacataaagttatttaacgcactaaatttcttttttatttatctatattcattaaaacaatatacatttatgtattttgcatagaaaatggaacAATTCAAgttattttgtaaatgttataattttagaaaagaatatattatatattataagaaacaaatatataaaaatttaatctACCTTactaaataactatttatatcCTTTTAaggataataataataataactttcttaaatttttatatttgttcattatttaagttttagggCGTTCTtatgttctatattaaagcatatatacaagtatatattttttaaatacattataaaattccttaaaattttataatataaatatgtagaaCATTATTAGTCATATTGATTTTATGcataaattgtattatatatacatatgatcAAATACGTATTAAACAAACTTTAAATTAAGGCAATTTACCAAATGTCAACaaaagtatatattgttccatattatctttaaattaatattaaaaatgataggAATTTATTTAACCAcaaacaattttatattggacttcaattattttgtcacttattatgcgtaaaatatataaaataatatgatgttacataatctacatattataaacaaaataaaattgcaaTGTATCATAGCCtggtatataatttttttaataaaatctGCTTTTCCTAATATTTTTCGATGTTACACTACCTATACAATTCATTAAATTCTATTTTATAAGAGTTtcattaacatattttttattatacttttttaattattttcttagtgtaaaaCTTTTGGTACATTACGGATATTTTATCCCGACGAATTAGAAAAATCTACAAACCACGATTTTCATGATTTAGAGAGTATTAAGGATTATTGCCCTAATGGAGATTCAGAAAATAAATGTGAGACTGatctcgataaaattaaggctggatttttatttttattcgaagaaattattgttaataatattaattttttaagtaaAGAACAGAGTAAAgggtttattatatatattatgatatggttaaattatatgttaaacctaaagAATGTTAATAACATCAACAACATAAATGGTTTTTAtactaaatatatagaaagtAATACGAATTTTACTAATTGTAATAAAGGTGGTAAAGATTGTAATAGtatattaaaagataaaacgggatataataattttaaggaGTTCATAGAAGCAAACGAATATTTGTTGAATATTAAATTTGAAGATCCTTCTAAAGTTTATgattcatttaaattattatgtaatatgTTTTATGGAGTTAATGCAGCCAATCCAGATTCCGAGGAATATTTAAGAATAGCTAATcaatttgttgaaaaatataaagagcTTAATGGAGATTCTGATATTACTGAAGATAGTCCCTATTATCAAgtattgtctacattatcaaatgattacaataatattaaaaatgaatgtAGAGATTGTCAATATAGTAATTTTCCAACCCTCCCAACATATTCACGAAGATCAGTAATAAAAAACACACTAATTTCAAttgcatttatatttgctTCAGTATCAATTTTCTTGGGTAttgcttataaggtaaataataaagaattaaaaaattattttcattatatatatgcaaacgttaacaaaaaaataatacgcttcttaacattttatattagtattcgttatttggatttcggaaacgatttcaaaaacaaaaattaagagaaaaaataaaaaatataaagaagaaaatgaatcattaatatatgatttgaatattaataatgatttatatattttaagaaactgtctatttggaAGTAATTttgatcataatttttatgttgttTTACGTTGTGGGTTAaggttaagtattatattgcatttaattttttataatttgataatatttataagtttaaggaattgttttaaatatatataataaacaagttattaaaaatatgtataggaTAAGTTGGcgattttaatatttatattaagtctaaatatgtaaaaaaaaatgaaaatgaacgaataatgtaatatattttgaaaaattataagaattGCATTTTGTGTTAATATAACTTAATGGTAAATATTTCGAACtgtgtattttttgtattttattgttaatttgtGATTAATGGTTTATGTGTAAATTGATCAAACATTGGAATCGACTTGGCCCTAGAAGAGGACaccaatttaaataattacgatgcataatatgaaaaactgGAAGAGAAGAAGTGGAAGTAAGGAAGAACGATGAGAAAATGggattaacaaatatatacaaaccTATGCAAGTCGATcctttatcatttattaattcattttttttgttaattttttgtttataaaagaaaaagcgATTATTTGtatgataaatttaattaacatGTATTTGAAGTCGAATttaaagaataataaatagtaaatttgtctattaatatattaattttcataaatGGGAGTCAGGTTAAGATTCTATTTCATGTTTTATAGTAAAGCATAAAATAACTTTTCTATATGATTGAATTCTATATTATAActgaattataataattatttgtctttaattattatttataaaagtcaaaatattttattgtttaaATACAAATGTCTTAACATCTGTTAAATgaatatgatgaaaatataagttaataaaattaagtaTACTTCATTTTTCGATTtgagataaaaatatattggttCTATACGTATTATTTTTGtggtttaatattataattggttgtttttttaattacatttaaaaatatgaatattttatattattttaatacaaatgatATATTTGATGTTGTATATTcatagatatatttataaataaaattattacataccaATTTatgaaagaaaatatttttacaaaaaagggataaataaattgtagaatattactaaataatattaaacattTGAGAAGTATAACAAACAAGAAAATATTTAGATGCAAACAACAACTGTTGTTAATTATTTTGCatatgtttgcatatattgatttataatatatatatctaatattttattatcataattaatatatattaactttCTTGTAGATAAacaatagaaaaatataagttttATAAAGTATCaaacatattattaaatgaaCCTTTAAATTATACTAAAGccttatttatataaaaatatgaaaaaacatattttaggTTGAATTTGttacataaaattatttgtttgtaattaaaataatgcaattttttcgaaaatttgttgttatttgaaaaaaaaactaaatataaaaattttagcAATTGAACGTTTATATCTCTGATGATAGcagttattatatatttatatgatgaCATATCCATGTAAACTAGTGCATTAatctatttatattttaagtattaaaaataattttgttatattaaatataatggttcaaataaacaaaaaatgtttagaacaaatatatacatttttatatatttagaacaaattgttatatatatttttatgcatttaaaataaattatattatttatttttattatttatattaaattaaaaatagaatCTTAAAATTTGTTAACATATACTTGCagtattataaatttgtgATGCTTTAAAATAGAAGCAATACATAGtttcataaatataaaataatttgcttacatatattttaatattaaataatagcattattattttacaaaaataatagataaaaaagaaattgaaaaaatataaaacatatatattatttaaagcGTACTTCTTCGAGGAAAcactttttattaataagaaaatgaataaaagGATATTTAGTTTAGTTTGTATCGTCTTATATTCCCTTTTGTCTGTGTCAGTACATTGCTCCGAACAGAAAGTAAGTTgtcaaaacaaaatataaactaatatatagaaaattatataatgtgGTTATTTACATGTTGTGACGtatatattaacacatatatatattgtatgtTTATTTACTTGTATTATCAATCTAAGGTATCTGTTGTAGGATATACAAGTGATATAGGTACTAAAGAAACAAACCAAAgtaacgaaaaaaatgatatagaaTCTACACGAGAAACACAATTAAAGAATAACAATCCTAAATATGATGCAGATGATTGAGgatttaattgttttaatatatttaaaagaaataaaaaaaataaaagaacaAAATCACTTTCATATAGTAAAGTACCCTTAACTCAtccatataataaaataaccGAAAAATCTtcaaataacaataaatttCTTTCTAAGGAAGCATTGGAGATGCAAAAAAATTTGCAAAACGTTCTTACAAAAAATCCAGAACTTTTAGTGATTTTATTAGCTTTAACAGGGTTAAGCTATCATccttcaaaatataaaaaaagtaaataatcttcatataataattatattaaaatgatATCAAactaaaaaatgaacaaaataattatttataattatcactTAAACTACAATGTTTGACACGTGATAGTTCTAGACGAATGAATTATACTGTTTTTTTCTACATTTACGATCTCGTATTTTaagtttataattttattatgtaattattaaaataaatgtaatatattttgattatatatttatatgaatttgtccgtttatacttatttatagTATATATTTCGTGAAAGAATATTCCGAAAATAATTCATAATTGAAATAATATTGATTCATTTGCTATAATCAtagtatttattatttgcatgcatataattttatattatatacatatgtttatattttacataatgaaagtaaaattaaacaaaatttaattttttgaagtttATTAATAGAATAATACTATAAACAATTTCATATATgcattacatttatttaattgaGTCAATAATAGATAgtgatatatatgtatatgaagTGGTTCATGGTTGGGTTTTTGAGAactcagggttcagggtcaTGGTTCTGTACTATGTATTATAGTTTTGTTCTATGGAGTCTATGTTTTTGGTTGAgggtatttttttattaatttgtttataatttgatcatatttatttgtctATAAATggttattaaatatatatactataccTGTATGTCTAATATCGAAAATAAGTCCAAATATGTGCACTCCCCAAAGGAACATagccattaatatgaaaggggctgcataacatttttttaataaattataatatatataatcgagtgttcatgccgatttaatatggttaaagtaaaatatttatattgtatacattaatatagatattggcTATATATGAAGTCGTATTGtgctatatcataattgcctatATAAAACTTGATCAGGGACTATATTAAATTGTGTATATCAAAATATGTTTTGTTATTTGactaaaattttatttagaaaGCCTATAATTTGTGTTACAATTactttaatttaaattatattatacaaCCAAACTGTAATAATATCATTATACGAGGATGGGTATGAATTATAAGATTattcattttgaatattcatctacattacaatatatattcggATTGGGATATGTGTTTTTAgcattaattaaacatataccaatatataataaataatcataaaatatagatccataaatatcgatcgagaatataacattgtctataaaatattattatgcttctaacatgtttagtaatacataaaaaattgaactatatatacaatatctTTTTAAGTtgtaattgtagttactattatctttttgtatttcctttacatatgtattaaaattaattagtattaatagaaattGCTTTATAtgtcataatttatttatcataaatatatagcaATAAATTAATCACTAtaatttgtaaattttatattttgaggtataaataaattatatttaaaatagttaaaacaataaaacataagtatattaataaaatttaatattatagtttgttctaataaattttctaataattataaataatattatatatagaatagcgtgattgttctaatatatatatatatatatatatataatattgtataaGTGCCAAAAattgaaatatgttaaatttggaaatatatacaattatatatcaATGCAAAATATACAGAAaaagtatgtaataattaatttaaaccaataatatttttattaggttattgtatatatacaaattcacaatatattgttattgagaaataatatatgtcctaaaatgttatactttaaaacaataaaacaaggaaaaatattaattggATTAAAGTATTATTCTTGAGTGAATTAATTATTTcgttgtactatacagtgatatagaagtaaaaataataatagtaataacaatagataaacgtattaaatatgaacaaatatattatgttaatTTGATACACTACGTGGGtataatttcattatatatgttattaaaCTTGTAATAAGACTAAAATTGTATACATGCAAgatcaaatgaaatattacaattttgacttaatattttttaatgtggtaatattagaattaatgctatcaagcaaaataatattaataattctatagtttacttaaaaatatagtttttcattataaatCTGagttaattattataaaatatatagtatgatattatttattaaaatttaaaagcaaactatatatttagaaaataattctaagtcatttttaatgattatttttaatgtatacattaattgaaaattttaatagtagaaaatataaaacataattaaactatgtagaataagtaaatcttatatggctacaaccttgtcttaaaaaaacatacttcccttatctctccccTCAAAGTGCAATATGTCAACCTAATAcacatatttttctattatactttaaaatttgcatcaatacttatttatatgttatatatttaatatttactaagtatattttaaaaacaatatgcattcaaagacttatttaagcttataaatacgggtcaCCGCTAATtctcgttttaaaccgtgagaaatatgtgcaaaatatattataaaatcactcaataaggtatatttctaaatttaattatataggaataaaaataaagttattgaaaatgttaaaatataattggaatccatatatattaattaaaagtaatattaaatatatgtatatgcaattaaaaaagggaacaatgcaacttattttataaatgttataattttaataaaatattggtatatattataagaaaaaagtatataaatatttaatatatcttaaaaaatcactatttatatagttttaaggattatagtaataatagaaaattttattttttagatatatacattatttaagttttagaagaggattcattaaaacataaaatatatatatattcattttctatgttcaaaaatactttaaattctttataaaagtatatccatttttataataaagttataccaaatgttagtatgaatagcattttttgtataaaattcattatatatatatttaactaaaatgtattaagcaaccctctttttaaggtaatttagctaattatgATAAATGTAACTTTTctttgtaataatattattttattatcctatattaatttaaatattggaaaacatataatatatttaactacagacatttgttatttatagggttaaagtatttaCGTCACATATTGGAGgcagtgtatataaaacagcatgattctctcaatttacaaatcaaaaataaaattctatCACAATGAATAAGCAaatggtatatgcattttttaataataataattccctttacattttatgacattgtattatatatatcattaaactttattttaataaaatttttaataattcgcgtttttattaattgtttttaaatattttcttagtgtaaaaTACTCATTTCTACAAGTAACTCGTTTTCCAATAATTTGGATAAGGATAGAAAATATCAATTTAATATGAATGAAGGAATTTTTAGTAATTATTGTACTAGTAACAATTGTAGTACTAATCacgaaaaaattaatgctggatgtttatatttgcttGATGCATTCTTTAAGGATTCTAAATTGTTTGAGACTGTTGCAAAAAGTAACATAAATGTTGTTgaatacattatgatatggttaagtaaaatattaaaactaATTGAACCTAGTGAAAACGAGAGtctaaaatttttttatgatatatatatacagaaTGATGGTAGGTATAAAAATACTATAAACACAATTGAAGGTTGTAATAattataaggatcttatagataaaaaaaaaatgaaggaTATGaaaattaaagatatatctaaattatatgatgcattttattcATTATGTATGATGTATATTGAATTTGATGAAGAAAATCCAAAATGCAATAAATATTTGACAGATGCCAATAAttttgttgaaaaatataaaaaacttaAGGCAGATTCTAGTATTATTGAAAAGAGTTCATATATTCAACTATTATCTACTTTATTaactgattataataattttataaataaatatagtgTTAATTGTCCCAATTCATCCTTCCCAACGATAGAAAAAGCAGAAAAATTTGTAGGAAGTATTGAACAAATTTCTGAAGTTGCATCATCAAATTCGTCTATaggaaacaaattatttatagttttatcgatatttggtgcaatagcattttttttgggaatttcttataaggtaaataataaggaattgaaaaatattacatttaaatattattttcattaaatatatgcaaacgttaacaaaaaaataatacgaTTCTTAAcgttttatattagtattcgttatttggatttcggaaacgatttcaaaaacaaaaattaagagaaaaactaaaaaatataaagaagagaatgaatcattaatatatgattcgaagattaataatgattaatatatgttaagaaacAGTCTACtgggaaataaataatttttgcatattttttatatagtttttatgttgtgggtcaggGTTGTGTTTATATAACCCATATTTGGGTTAGGGTTATgcattatatctttatttaattttttataacttgaACACTTAATTATATGTACC belongs to Plasmodium yoelii strain 17X genome assembly, chromosome: 11 and includes:
- a CDS encoding PIR protein, which gives rise to MYHSLCKTFGTLRIFYPDELEKSTNHDFHDLESIKDYCPNGDSENKCETDLDKIKAGFLFLFEEIIVNNINFLSKEQSKGFIIYIMIWLNYMLNLKNVNNINNINGFYTKYIESNTNFTNCNKGGKDCNSILKDKTGYNNFKEFIEANEYLLNIKFEDPSKVYDSFKLLCNMFYGVNAANPDSEEYLRIANQFVEKYKELNGDSDITEDSPYYQVLSTLSNDYNNIKNECRDCQYSNFPTLPTYSRRSVIKNTLISIAFIFASVSIFLGIAYKYSLFGFRKRFQKQKLREKIKNIKKKMNH
- a CDS encoding fam-c protein; the encoded protein is MNKRIFSLVCIVLYSLLSVSVHCSEQKVSVVGYTSDIGTKETNQSNEKNDIESTRETQLKNNNPKYDADD
- a CDS encoding PIR protein — encoded protein: MNKQMCKILISTSNSFSNNLDKDRKYQFNMNEGIFSNYCTSNNCSTNHEKINAGCLYLLDAFFKDSKLFETVAKSNINVVEYIMIWLSKILKLIEPSENESLKFFYDIYIQNDGRYKNTINTIEGCNNYKDLIDKKKMKDMKIKDISKLYDAFYSLCMMYIEFDEENPKCNKYLTDANNFVEKYKKLKADSSIIEKSSYIQLLSTLLTDYNNFINKYSVNCPNSSFPTIEKAEKFVGSIEQISEVASSNSSIGNKLFIVLSIFGAIAFFLGISYKYSLFGFRKRFQKQKLREKLKNIKKRMNH